TGGTGAAGTCCGGTCCTTCGGGTTCGGGCACCTCGGGCCGCGTGGCAACGAATCTGTCGAAGTCGCGCAGCGAGACAAGCCCCTTTTGCGCGAGTCTGGCGATCCTGCCTTCCCGGCTCAGGGGACCGGACTCAAGGGTGTTGAGGAATCGGGCACAGTCCCGAACCAGCGTCTGGGCTGCGGCTCGGCTGGAATGACTGATGGCTTCGACGTTTCTGGCGACCCGGGACAGGAATCCGGGAATCTTGACAAGGCGCTTGGCCATGCGTCTGGCTCGGACCGAGTCGGTCTCCGCCGGCATGTCCTGACATTGGGCCAGCCCGGTGAACGCCACGGAGAGATAGAGCTCCGGAGCCTTGCGCCATGTCTGCGCCTGTTCGAATTCCGTGAGTATGCCGCTGGCGTTCTGGGCCAGAATTTCGGCTTTTGCCCGGTCTTCGACGGTGTCGGCTTTTGCCTGTTCCGCTTCGAAAAGATTCTTGAACTTGCGGATTTTGGCCATGCGGGAGCGGATGCTGCTTTGCGAAAAATCCTCCAGCCGGTCCAGCCTGTCCGCAGAGGTCCGCACTGCAGGCATGAACGAAAAGCGTGCCGAAGCGCACATGACCGGAAAGTGCTTGGCAAGATATGCGAAGTATTTGTCCGCGAGTTTGGATTTCATCGGTGTGGTTCGTCCCGCAATTGTTCCGTGTCTTTCACCAGCCGAAAAACCGTTTCGGCCAGTTCATTGAGCTCCGCCTTGGATATCTGCGCATCCGCACCCACGGAAATGCCCTTGTGGTGGAGCGTGTCCGTGATGATGGAGGAGCAGAGCACCACGGGCAGATTCCTGAGCATGGCGTCTTCCTTGATCCGGCGCGTCAGGGTATGCCCATCCATGACCGGCATTTCGATGTCCGACACCACCGCGTCCACATGGTCGCTCAGCGCGTCTCCGAATTCCAGACATTTCCGGCTCTGGGCCTGAAGGTAGCTCCATGCCTGCTCCCCGTTCTCCACGCTGTGGACCGTATACCCCGCCTTTTCCAGAATGTGGGCGATCATTCTGCGCGCCATGCTGGAGTCGTCGGCCACTACCACCTTGACATGGCGGTTGGAAACTTCCGTGGTCAGTGCCTCGGGCGCGGTTTCGGTCGGCTCAAGCGCCGGGTTGAGGTCCACGCAGATTTTTTCCATGTCCAGAATGAACACGATGCGCGAACCGAATCTGACCACGCCGGTGATGGAATTCACGGTCAGCGAGGACACGTATTTGGTCGGGGCTTCGACCTGTTTCCAGTTGATGCGGTGGATGCGGGTGACCCCGGACACGAGAAATGCACTCTTGGTACGGTTGAATTCCGTGACAATGACCTTGAGCACATCCGAGTCGGAGCGCTTCTTGCCCAGCCATTTGGCGAGATCGATCAGCGGAATGATCTCGTCGCGCAGGTTGAAGGCGCCGAGTACGGCCGGATGGGACGTGTCCGGCATGTCCGTGAGCTCGGGCTGCCGGATGATTTCCAGAACCTTGGCCACGTTGATGCCGAAATAGCCGCGATAGCCGGACCCGTCCTCACGGGTTTCGTCAAGATAGAATTCCACGATTTCCAGCTCGTTGGTACCGGATTCGAGCAGGATGCCGGTGCTGGTCATGCTGTTCCCCCCTGGCCGGGACTCGATGTATGCGCGAACTCCCATTCGCAACCCCTATCTATACCAAGGCAAAGGCGATACGCAAGCCCGTGGCGGAGTGGGC
Above is a window of Pseudodesulfovibrio tunisiensis DNA encoding:
- a CDS encoding chemotaxis protein; its protein translation is MTSTGILLESGTNELEIVEFYLDETREDGSGYRGYFGINVAKVLEIIRQPELTDMPDTSHPAVLGAFNLRDEIIPLIDLAKWLGKKRSDSDVLKVIVTEFNRTKSAFLVSGVTRIHRINWKQVEAPTKYVSSLTVNSITGVVRFGSRIVFILDMEKICVDLNPALEPTETAPEALTTEVSNRHVKVVVADDSSMARRMIAHILEKAGYTVHSVENGEQAWSYLQAQSRKCLEFGDALSDHVDAVVSDIEMPVMDGHTLTRRIKEDAMLRNLPVVLCSSIITDTLHHKGISVGADAQISKAELNELAETVFRLVKDTEQLRDEPHR